Genomic segment of Prochlorothrix hollandica PCC 9006 = CALU 1027:
CTAAGTTGATGGTGGGGATACTGATCACCCCCACCCTTAACCTAAGGTTTCGGCTCTTTGGTTTGTATTCGGTTATACGGTTTACACCCAAATATGAGGAGATCTGCCCATGACTGGAATGGGTTTCCCCTGAAAGCGGGACAAGATGAACGGGCGGGTGGGCAACGGAGCGCTCCATGCTCCTGCCTTAGGGGGGTAGCCACTGGAATAGTCACGGGCACGGATCAGCCCTATTTGTGCCTAGGCTTGATTTCCCTGGCTTGATTTCCCTGGCTTGATTTCCCTGTGTCCGGGTGGGCAGCGTCTAGGGGCGGTTCTTTGGCGATCGCCCCCGGATTTTCCTGGGGGCTGTAGGCTTGGGGGGGCTGGAAGTGGTAGGCCGCTGTCAGGGCTTGAACCCAGCCCTCAGTGAGGGACTCTAGGATGCGATCGCCCTTGGTCCGGGAAGCCGTGGTGGGATCCCCGATCACACCGCTCCGGCTCAGATCCCGCGTCATCCAGGCAAAGGGTAGCGCCCCCTCCAGGGATAACACGCCATCCCTGGGCAAGCCTTGGGGATATTCCGCCACCGCTGCCTCCAGGTTGACCTGATCCGGCAAGAGGGACAACAGCAGGCTGGTCTCCGCATCCCCTGCATGGATGCCCAGTTCCTGCTCCTGGGGGGTGAGCCATTGGTTGGTGCTGTTGGGCACTCGCCACACAAACCAAGGGAAAACCCAAAAGTCCCCATGGCGTTGGTGCAGATCCCGCGCCACAATCTCCATGATCTGGGGCTGTCCCCCATGGCCGTTCATCAGCACTAATTTACGAAACCCTGCCTGGTAGACACTTTCTCCCATTTCCATGAGGGTAGCGATCAGGGTTTGGGCGGTGAGGCTAATGGTGCCGGGGAATTGCCAGTGTTCGTTGGATTTGCCGTAGTAGAGGGGGGGCAGGGCATAGGCTGGGATGTGGGGATCCAGCCGTTCCAGGGCCGATCCCAAGACCCCTAGGGCAATGGTGGCATCCACCCCTAGGGGCAGATGGGGACCATGCTGCTCGATCGCCCCCACGGGCTGCACCAGCACCACGGTGTCTTTGTGGGCCATATCTCGAATGGCAGTCCAGGTCAAATAGGCAAAGAAGCGCTGGGGCGGAATATAACCGTGAAGCATAGGCTTGGGGCTGTAGAGACGGGGGGGGCTGGGAACGAGGGTCAGGGCGATCGCTCTGGGGGGCGGGCCTGAGATCAATGGTTGTTGAGGTGCCAAGGTCAGCATCAGGGTTGTGGTGGGCGGCTGCGCCGCATCCCTCCCTTAATGCAGGTTCCCATCAAAGCATGGGGTTCCCAGCGCGATCGAAGAAAGCACTATAGAATAAACCCAGAGATCCCCGGCATCCTTAGGGGTGGGTGGATTGCAAGCGTAGGATTCATTTAAAAATTTTGAGACGTTTTTTCTATGTCTGTTTTGGCCACGATCGGGGTACTGGCACTCCTCATTACTGTCCACGAGTTGGGGCATTTCCTAGCGGCACGGCTCCAAGGTATTTACGCTAACCGTTTTTCCATTGGCTTTGGTCCTGTGGTCTTAAAGTATCAGGGCACAAAAACGGAGTATGCCTTGCGTGCCTTTCCCCTGGGGGGGTTTGTGGGATTCCCCGATGATGATCCCGACAGCGACATTGCCCCCGATGATCCCAACTTACTGCGGAACCGTCCCATTGCCGATCGGGCCATTGTGATCAGTGCTGGGGTGATTGCCAACCTGGTTTTTGCCTATGCCGTGCTGGTGTCCCAGTTTGGCATTGTCGGTATTCCCGATAGCTTCAACTACCAAGCCGGGATCCTCATTCCCCAGGTGGTGGGGGACAACTCAGCGGCAGCCGTGGCCGGTCTCCAAGCGGGGGATATCGTGCTCCGGGCTGATGATCTGGTTTTCGCCGGAACCCAAAATAACGTCCAAGGCTTGGTGGACAAAATTAGCACTGCTCCCCAGCAGGCCATTGAGCTGGAGGTACAGCGGGGGCAAGAGCGCTTGAAGCTAGTGGTCACCCCCGACTTAACCGCCGATGGCCAAGGCCGCATTGGGGTTCAACTGGCTCCCAATGGTAGCGTTACTTATCGCCGTCCCCATGGGTTGGGGGAAATGTTCAGCCTTGCAGCCACTCAGTTTCAGGACATGCTGTTCCGAGTGGTGAAAGGGTTCCAAATGTTGATTACTAACTTCAAGGAAATGGCCTCCCAGGTGGCTAGCCCGGTCAAAATTGTGGAGTGGGGGGCCAATATTGCCGATGCGGACTCCGGTAATCTCTTTTTCTTTGCGGCCTTTGTCAGCATCAACTTGGCGGTGGTGAATATTCTCCCTTTGCCGGCCTTGGATGGAGGGCAGTTGGTGTTTTTGTTCATTGAGATGTTGCGAGGTCGCCCGGTGCCCAGTCAGATCCAGGAAGGGGTGATGCAAACGGGCTTCTTGCTGTTGATGGGCTTGGGTCTGTTCCTGATTGTGCGGGATACAGCCCAGTTGCCGGTGGTGCAGCAGTTTTTTCAGTAGGTCTAGGCCGAGTGATTAGCGAGGCTGATTAG
This window contains:
- the rseP gene encoding RIP metalloprotease RseP encodes the protein MSVLATIGVLALLITVHELGHFLAARLQGIYANRFSIGFGPVVLKYQGTKTEYALRAFPLGGFVGFPDDDPDSDIAPDDPNLLRNRPIADRAIVISAGVIANLVFAYAVLVSQFGIVGIPDSFNYQAGILIPQVVGDNSAAAVAGLQAGDIVLRADDLVFAGTQNNVQGLVDKISTAPQQAIELEVQRGQERLKLVVTPDLTADGQGRIGVQLAPNGSVTYRRPHGLGEMFSLAATQFQDMLFRVVKGFQMLITNFKEMASQVASPVKIVEWGANIADADSGNLFFFAAFVSINLAVVNILPLPALDGGQLVFLFIEMLRGRPVPSQIQEGVMQTGFLLLMGLGLFLIVRDTAQLPVVQQFFQ
- a CDS encoding creatininase family protein; this translates as MLHGYIPPQRFFAYLTWTAIRDMAHKDTVVLVQPVGAIEQHGPHLPLGVDATIALGVLGSALERLDPHIPAYALPPLYYGKSNEHWQFPGTISLTAQTLIATLMEMGESVYQAGFRKLVLMNGHGGQPQIMEIVARDLHQRHGDFWVFPWFVWRVPNSTNQWLTPQEQELGIHAGDAETSLLLSLLPDQVNLEAAVAEYPQGLPRDGVLSLEGALPFAWMTRDLSRSGVIGDPTTASRTKGDRILESLTEGWVQALTAAYHFQPPQAYSPQENPGAIAKEPPLDAAHPDTGKSSQGNQAREIKPRHK